A window of Dysidea avara chromosome 1, odDysAvar1.4, whole genome shotgun sequence genomic DNA:
AGAAGCGTAATGTACATGtagaacaagtacacaaatttttttggaattttcaactagaatagggaccatagcacatcgataaaagtacagtgctagggatataacacttcttattgttttactgtgatatttaatatcatggactactccaacttgtttcagtactttttattgatgtgctatggtccatactctagatgaaaattccttgtttacttgtttgttaactatttttttttgcaaacaatattattatgactggtgaacccatgcataccgcgaaagaaatggtgccgcactcCCCATGACcagctataacaattatcatctgaaaagtgaagtattcattatacttcgttgtcagctatgttagacctgttacacagcattacgaatcaagaactgttcaaaaagctcccctgcaatccacgcatacattgtatcacatcaaaagaaagaaatgggcgcgccccagctatatcaataataattatcgtctgaaaagtgaagtatccattacacttttgttcaacccgttacacagcagtacgaatcaagaagtGTTCCAAAAGTACCtatgcaatcaaagtagccgctatgaaaaatacagacgatttctgttatgaagggaagccatcacgtgctaccaccaaatcgacacttttcgttgtcagcaaagatgaatgggacacaaaggaggacactggtaagttcatgaagaatgcattgtatgtactgcagtatgccaaaaggcacctctcaggccaaagcaatgtcgaacagcgAAAATATCAAACCCGtatatagccttagccattatcgagttatacttgtctgaaggcttcagtcagtcagtcagtcagtcagtcagtcagtcagtcagtcagacagtcagtcagtcagtcagtcagtcagtcagtcacagtcagtcactactaatttccatttaataattaaaaaaaaaaattcatagcaaacttgttgaaagcatttcgggtcaatctgagggcttgtttgggcttaactttacctaaccaatactgcttcattgtcattagggaaaagtgaggctggtttttgggtgatattttttcatgggccacacctacttctttgtggtccctactatatagtactatcgtactgtatgatatacataATATCAGATCCCAGCTGCACAATAGCTCTAAATTCCTTCTGTTAAAAATCACTGATTTTTTTCAGGTCTAAAGTGACCAGGTTTCTATGTGGACTATGAGGTGTACTACATTAAAGACAAATAAACTAGGATAATGCCAACAAGCATACAGTTTTGACAATCAGTGATAACCAGAAACCTGTAATTCATTTTTTGCCTAGATACCTATTTCACATTGACTGGCTAGGCATGGAAGTGAACAGCCATATGAAAAGCTACACAATATAAAAGGGTAACAATGAATCAAAATATCTCCCTAAGAAAGTCCCAAACAATTGACGTGTGCcaaatcacacacacatactagtgatgtgcgatatgtaGAATCTTTATAATCGTGATATAAgcctaggtatagattttagctataattagagaaaaacgtacccaagatgtcattgtacattgTACTTTTTTGgataaaagagcttgcaatgttTCATGTACCATGTTATTTTGTACTTCAAGTACATcagtgctacaagtgtcatcatTGTAAATGAGTGATAAGTTTGTATATCGCAATATATATCGTATTATGAtatattgtgtgcaataatcATGATAGGAAATATCctaatcacacacacacacacacacaaagcaaagggGTGGTCCCTTGGTATCACCCTCAAGTCTTTTAATACTCAAGCAACTTGCCTACGTACAGAATCTGATTCGTGTGCTTAGACTGTACCATGCAAGTAGACTAActtggtcaatatttttttctAGAAACTGTTGTCTTCTAGTAATTTAGTTTTGATGGTAATAATTGTGGGGCTTTCCAAGGGTATTCCCTTTTTGTTGATAACTTGTGTATGGTATGGTACAATAATGTTCATACTATTGTGAAGGGTATTTTTGTACAGTATGTGGTAcatcacattgctccagtcaatcatggggacctggtgtcaactaaATGTCCAACTGTCATCTTCCTTAGCAGTGTTGAGATTGTCAGAGAACACTGAAGCCTTTACATGAAAGTTGGACAGTCCTCCTATTAGTAACTAGTTctaggatttgcctgcacaggTACACaagcatcccagtgctggttcaatGGGCAGCAATAGTTGTGTTTTGCATGGCTGTTGGAAGCTTACTTTATGAGGCAGTATAACAAAGTGGTTAGAGCACTGTTCTGAGTTCAAAGCTCTGTGATGCCCATTTGCTGTTTCTGAAAGTTTCACTCACAGTCTTACCTGCTTtgtaatggggacctggtggaaTGGTGTCGACTGGGAAAGCAATTGCACACCTGTTCTTTTAGCGGTATTAGGGTAGTtatggaactttgggttctgcagcatttatttttatttatccATGACACTTGGACAGCCAtcttgtgggttactagtcctgcctcAAGATGATTCAGATTTGATTGCCTGATTAGCACACAGGTATCCCACTGTTTGCTGCTGAGTTTCACGTGGCTGCCAGAGCCAAAATGCACTGTTCAAATGTTGGGTGCTACATCAAGGAGGGATTTCTCCACTCTACTAAATGCAGGCATAGTAAAATCACTTACTGGGTGCATGGGAGCCCAAGCTCTGACACTGTGAAACATTATTGTCAAGTCTGAAGCAGTGCACATAGATTTATGGAGACAGTCAAATTTCTTTGAAGCTCACATTTTACAATGATCCCATAAGAGATTATACTATGGACACCATGTGTAGAAGGAATAGCATGAAGGGTATATACCAGTAGTAAAAAGCAAGATGGACTACGTTGTTGCatagtgatcatgtcaagtagctacatacagtgtaggtcccaaacatagctgtacttcatgacctcaaaATAGTGATCACATTAAATAGGTATCAAGAAATCTATGCTACACTTCATGACCACATAGTTTTGGTCCATACTTAACTCAAATCATGAGGTATATGCATAGGTGTTGTAAAAAAATCAGTGGATAATTGGAGCTTTGCCCGTGTAACTgatgtacagtatacagtatgaaCATTAAATTGAGCCATGTACTGTACCTAGGAGACCAAAAGTAAAGTCTTAGTAATGAGATGGTGACATCAAATGCACTATGGCTTTCTTGTAACTACTgggcatggtcactataatgagtaatcttattaatgaggtcacacACGAAGTACACTCTGGGACCTATATACTATACATGTTCACTATTACAATCTTGTCTTTGCAAAGAGATTGCCACTTATGAACCTTTCACTATTTTCTTTTGTATATTTTGGACTTTCACTTCAACCATTTTCAATAGTCTACCGACATACATAACCATAACACTCTGTAGTCAAAAGTTATAAATGGGTGACAATGATCCAAAATATCTCTCTAAGAAAGTCCCAAAACTACAAATTGCTTCATCACAAATTGTCCCAACCACAAAGTAGCCAAACCCACAGATTTACTGTGAGAACACTGCTGAATACTATACACAGTGGGGGATACCCTGGGAATGACAGTAATCTCTAAACACACAACAATGAAGGAGTCACCACTATACTTTTGTAGACAACAAACTACAAAGATGAAAATGCTAATACAGTACACGAAATCAACACAATTATAAGTGCAAAGAAAAACTTTGATGAatactacagtagctacatgagaGCACTTCAATACAGTAATCATAAACACTGTATTACCTGGATAAGTAAATGCCACACCTTTAATATAGCACGCATCCACCTTAAATTAAAGCTATGGTTATCCTTCATGATGGATTAATATTAACTGCAAAAGAACAAAGCAATCAGTCAGAACTTATGGTATCTGGTATATAAGTTTTACTGTATTTAGCAATGCTAGTATAGGGCTATAATTTTAACAGCCTATATTTGATATATGTACAGAGGTGGCCACTATTTGAGGgttgcttcttttttttttccattCATATTTTCATATAGAGCAGCTTTAAACTGTGGTAAGTAATCAGCACTGGTATAAGCCACCTCTGTCAGACAGTGAAGATTTCTACATGAACATACAGTAGCCAATAAGGTTTATTGTGCTAAACTTCACACGCATGCACATATACTCGCGCgtacacacgcgcacacacatgcTGAATGCAAAGGCTCTGGCAGCCATTGAAACTCAGCTATTGCCAACCAGTaaaccaacactgggatgccAGTGCAGGAGGAATGTCCAAGCTTCatggataaataataaaaaaataccCCAAAGTCCCAACTAGCACAGTTGGGCAATTGCTTCCCCGGGCCACCAGGTCCCATTATATAGCTGGGAGGACTACAACTGAAATTTCTTGCTTAAGGAAACAGCAAATGGGCATCATAGAGCATCAAACCCCAACCTTGCAATTACAAGAACAGTGCTCTAACCACTTTGCTATACTGCCTCACTAATACAAAGCAAAGTAAAAGCAAAGCCTCTGGTACCCATGCAACACACAGATATTgccgcccagtgaaccagcactgggatgcacTGTTAAGGAACATGAtaacagttgggcatttgcttccccagttgacaccaagCCACCAGGTCTCCGTTAGAGTTGGGTAGACTGGAGAAATGTAagtagtttcttgctcaagaaaacaacagcaactgggcaacagacacacacacacacacacacacacacagcacatacACGTGTACTTATGCACATGTGCGCATGCAAgctcacacatgtacatgcatactatGCAAAAATACCCTTCACATAAAATGAACATTATTGTTACACAAGCAGTGAATAATGGGAAATACCCTTGGAAAGCCCCATAATGTTTTCCATCAAAACTTAATTACTAGAACAAGATAATAATTTCTAGCAAATATTTTCTAAGTTGTAGTCACAGTTATTTATACACTACTCAGTTTACATGCTGCAGCTTGCATGGTATAGCCTATAAGCACATGAATCAGATACTGCAATATACATGTACGTAGACAAGTTGTCTAGACAAAACCTTGAACAATAAAAGACTTGAGGGTGATATTAAGGGACCACCAACCAACAAATTGCACTGTTCAAATGTTACCGGGATTTTCCAGTCCATTGTCCTATTAGGTGCTAAAAACTTATTAGCCGAAGAGCCATTCACTGGTGACAAAGGAGTCACAACACAGTGAGTAACAGTTACACCACATTTACAATTATCCAGCACAATAGGACACACACGGTTACTTGAATCTCGCTTGATTCTGCCATTTCCTCTACACCACCAAGTGCATGCAccaaaatacataggacaacgGATTGGAAATTCCCAGCAACTCAGATTGTATAATcttgataattaattaataatacatCTGTCTGAATGGGTGTGTTGCAATAAGATCATGAGTATGTAAGTATGCTTTCAGTTTTAATAAACAAATATTTATTCCAGTTTGTAGAAAATACTGTACTTTATGTAGTACATTTTAATGGATGTGCTAAGAGTGGGGTTTATTGTGtaactacacacatacagacatacatataTGCACTGTCCACTAGCTTTATAAAGTattataaacaaataaataaataacttaACAATGTCATGATTCTATGCAGATTTGTTAGCACTTGTCACTCTAGCAGCAAACCCAATTATTCCAGCACAAATAAAGAAACCAAACAATACTCCAGTTCTGTCTATCTGAAGCTGATTGGGTGCTTCTCCCTCACGACAATACTTGTCACCAAACACACACACCCAAGCATAAGTGCTTAGGAACTGAAGGAACAATAATGGTAGTATTCCCAGGTGTGCTAGAAAGGAGAATGGCTCCAGCAGCATTGTTGCAATTAACTTGAATAGTTTAGTATCACCTTCTTCAAACAACCTGTTACAATTACACATGTACTTTTCAATaaagtgatcaagacacactacacatacagactacACAGTGGGGCCCATTGATACCAGACACATCTTGGGACAATCCTACAGTGCAAGAGGTGTCTCGGTTCCTTTAGTCATATGGAATAAAGAGAAAAGATTATTACCAAGGCATCCATATCAGATGTCGATTTCAAGAGGTTTCactgcttatcaaaatacagtACTACAGTGAATAGGCTCCTAACATATATTCATACTAAGGCTGGCAAAATTTAACTGATAAAGCTTCTTGTAATAAAGCTAATGAAAGTCACATAGTACATGTACAGACAAAGCATTGAAAATGTGGTAAAGGATGTGCAATATACACTATATAGTTGTCTCCAAGGGTACTGAACAGTTTTGCTGATTCTCACTAGCATGCCATCATGAATTTAGACAAATGTGTAGGCTTTCTTGAAGTCCATTTGTAAATACAGCTTTCCTGATCTTTGCAAGTGTAGTACAACGGTAATAATTTTGCACTTTCATGGCTTACATCACAACACTTTGTTGCtgcatcataacttcatgatacacCTTCATATaagagagtaggatactctcctcagtatatatatcatgaactcttggttatacatgtactgtgactCAATGAGCTTATTTCATCATTATAAATAATCACTGGCTAAAGTGACATTCCTAAGTTTTATCCtatgtatcaaacagtatagtagtacaattaagtagggatcaccccaAAAATGATGCCTTTAAAAACCATCCTAGAACATCTTATGCGATGAAAATCAGGAATAATattacatcaaatacagcattaaaaaaagaaaaacacacTTACAGGCGGCTGGATatagaaatttttttttaaatcgccatTACACTGtacttgaaattttgtctgactgcctgatcacagtcgcagggctagaggccaaacaaagcagcgcacggccatcattttacaccacaataacagaCTCACCAataggatgtgccttttgagggtccgatgagtgtgtgccctctgtgccttgtcttttctttaatCTCTAGTCTcgttcttcatccaatgaaaccatattacCGAGACCACGCCTATTTACTCTATCTCTGACACACACCCTTATTTTGGTCTAGCTGTATAGCACattgaaaatatgaaataccCCCCTGgtggtgaaaggctgactcacaataccctaatacagcagtcaccctaatagaacagtcacatgtgtacagCTGTATGCTACAgtataacaaacaaacaaacaaacaaactgtatatcaattttaaaatgaaataaggatccaagcaataaaaaatagtgaatgaatgatggtatattacagcataactcggtgggaaaatccctattttggcaaTATGCTATGTTGAACATATGAAGCTTAATCAGTCAGTTGAAAATTCACTGTTTCTATAGAGACTTATTGGAGATACTTCCAAGCTGTTTAAACAGCATACTTGGGCTTCTGTTGTACAAGAATTTGTGATGGACACTTTGTGGTATAAATTTAAAGTACAGAATTTGTACAAAGAAgttggacatgactaaaacacggaacagactgggaaaacggactaACAAATGGACTGGGAAGAACTTGCCTGAAAACGTTTTTTGACCAtagaaattcactgtatagctgcTAGAAAGAACATAACATGCAACAACGAcctgaaacaaacctctgaacCATTCTGAACACGATGTCGCAGTGTGCTCAAGCCGATACTAAGCCCTGCGCTTAAAGATAGTATGAAATTAAATccattttgtgtttaattaaaagCACACTTTCTGTTGCGCATTTGTAAACAAGACGCTTTAAGCCTGTTAAGACACTATGTTACTTGGATTTAGTGgtctggttaattgctgcaattagtttgacGGCTGATCTTCCGTTTTACAGGTGACAGCTCGTGTGATAGGTAGGCTTCATGGTGGGTATTTAATCAGCTGGCAAGGTACTGGCTACTACAAATATACGTAGTCtgtgttattttgtttgttgaACTTGTTTAGAACATTAACTGACAACTTCGCTGTCACAGGCGCTCACACTGGCGCTTTGTAAGTTATCCCAGGGTTTAATGGTGGCTCCACGCgttcagaggtttgtttaaGGCTGTTGTTACGTGCTATATTCTTTGTAGCAGCAATATAGtgagtttctatggcaaaaaaacATTTTCAGGGAAGTTCCTTCCAGTCCGTTTGtgagtccgttttcccagtctgttccgtgttttagtcatgtccaaaGAAGTTTAGTAGGAGGAATTCCCAAAACATGTAAATCCGAAAGAATATTTATTTGCATATTATGGCTTACAAGCACAGAATGTATGCTAAGCATcactacataataattatacaaaatgTCAGGCATATTAAT
This region includes:
- the LOC136259601 gene encoding uncharacterized protein, with the translated sequence MAGENVHIGPVGEPLSSFSVVVLFLYMLVFTFFRAFTDNNDKDEDFIGCTCRDSDKSFYTTIFILFTVIWGLIVIFWFSVRFVSWLFEEGDTKLFKLIATMLLEPFSFLAHLGILPLLFLQFLSTYAWVCVFGDKYCREGEAPNQLQIDRTGVLFGFFICAGIIGFAARVTSANKSA